A genomic segment from Idiomarina piscisalsi encodes:
- a CDS encoding HDOD domain-containing protein — MFHFFSNTTEGGSKDPALRLEKRFINYLISFPFARKARSKADGIEDEEKEQRRQLLEVERLNYEERDRKAQARQRFSDTISAELHEEIYHRALNTIEDGDYVRERLIPLPEKLPELLDTLSLKAASMRRIESIVQGMDWFHTGLLRTVNQPPFIDRNKQVKLDNLRVAMSFVGTENLRLLAPAYIMQNWLPPSTQPFTLFRRKVWEHSLGTSIAAHNIAVERKLKDPILAYTMGMFHELGKIALTKLYLKLFDDVQREFAMASVNDKSPERHNALVQLTPDERFLRDLMLEKDKEVSYLVAEGWGLKRVPVSKHLLDFTQADRTTPHYDSEYAEVLAQANAYCEFRMMREVDLASLEEGKHILNKYSVSAETLARLNNVSLKRPPIIVPD, encoded by the coding sequence ATGTTTCATTTTTTTTCAAATACCACGGAAGGTGGCAGTAAAGACCCCGCATTGCGGCTTGAGAAACGGTTTATTAACTATCTCATTAGTTTTCCGTTTGCGCGCAAAGCCCGTTCTAAAGCTGATGGTATTGAAGATGAGGAGAAGGAGCAGCGTCGTCAATTACTTGAGGTAGAGCGCCTAAATTACGAAGAGCGTGACAGAAAGGCGCAAGCACGCCAGCGTTTTTCAGATACAATTTCAGCAGAACTGCATGAGGAAATTTATCACCGTGCCTTGAATACGATTGAAGACGGTGACTATGTTCGCGAGCGGTTAATCCCTCTTCCGGAAAAGCTGCCTGAACTTCTCGATACCCTCAGTCTGAAAGCCGCTTCAATGCGTCGTATTGAATCTATCGTGCAGGGTATGGACTGGTTTCATACTGGCTTGCTGCGTACCGTTAATCAACCACCGTTTATTGATCGTAACAAGCAGGTAAAACTTGATAACTTGCGGGTGGCGATGAGTTTTGTGGGTACCGAGAACCTTCGGCTACTGGCACCGGCTTACATTATGCAGAACTGGTTACCGCCGTCGACACAGCCGTTTACGTTGTTTCGCAGAAAAGTTTGGGAGCATTCACTGGGTACCAGCATAGCGGCTCATAACATTGCGGTGGAAAGAAAGTTAAAAGATCCGATTTTGGCTTACACCATGGGGATGTTCCATGAGCTGGGCAAAATCGCGCTAACTAAACTGTACTTGAAGCTGTTTGATGACGTGCAGCGTGAGTTCGCGATGGCCTCAGTTAATGACAAGTCGCCGGAACGACATAATGCGCTTGTTCAGTTAACGCCGGACGAGCGTTTTTTGCGTGACTTGATGTTAGAGAAAGATAAAGAAGTGAGTTATTTAGTCGCCGAAGGCTGGGGGTTGAAGCGGGTACCAGTTAGCAAGCATTTGCTCGATTTTACCCAGGCAGACAGAACAACACCTCACTATGATTCCGAGTATGCTGAGGTATTAGCCCAGGCAAACGCTTATTGTGAATTCCGCATGATGCGGGAAGTCGACTTAGCGAGTCTGGAAGAAGGTAAGCACATATTGAACAAGTATTCGGTGTCGGCGGAAACGCTCGCCCGGCTAAATAACGTGAGTTTAAAACGTCCGCCAATCATTGTTCCTGACTAA
- a CDS encoding DUF2970 domain-containing protein gives MSEQQENTQQKPGFISMVVSVLAAFLGVQTEKNRHRDFQHGNPKAYIIIGVVLTILFVLGLVGIVNLVMASAA, from the coding sequence ATGTCTGAACAGCAGGAAAACACCCAACAAAAACCCGGTTTTATTAGCATGGTTGTCAGCGTACTGGCGGCGTTTCTGGGTGTGCAAACCGAGAAAAATCGGCATCGCGACTTTCAACATGGAAACCCCAAAGCCTATATCATCATTGGCGTTGTTTTGACCATTCTATTTGTTTTAGGTCTGGTTGGCATTGTAAATCTGGTCATGGCATCCGCTGCATAA
- the trpS gene encoding tryptophan--tRNA ligase: protein MSKPIVLSGCQPSGQLSIGNYIGALRQWVNMQDTHDCKFMLVDQHAITVRQEPEQLQQATLDGLALYLACGLDPEKSTVFIQSHVPEHAQLAWVLNCYTQMGELNRMTQFKDKSQRHANNINAGLFTYPALMAADILLYQANEVPVGDDQKQHLEMTRNVAERFNNLYGDIFTIPEPMIPKVGARVMSLQDPTKKMSKSDDNPNNFVGLLEEPKKILKKIKKAVTDSDEQARIYFDPTEKPGVSNLLSIMSAATGKSIDELVPEYEDKMYGHLKVDVAESVVAMLEPVQQRYHEMRNDQAFLQSVMKQGADKAREAAAKTLKDVYNAVGFVPYPEA, encoded by the coding sequence ATGTCGAAACCAATTGTATTAAGTGGTTGTCAGCCGTCAGGGCAGTTATCTATTGGAAACTACATTGGTGCGTTGCGTCAGTGGGTGAATATGCAGGACACGCATGACTGTAAGTTTATGCTCGTTGATCAGCATGCAATAACCGTTCGGCAGGAGCCTGAGCAACTGCAGCAGGCGACGTTAGACGGTTTAGCGCTTTATTTGGCGTGCGGCTTAGACCCTGAGAAAAGCACCGTATTTATTCAGTCGCACGTACCGGAGCATGCACAGTTGGCCTGGGTGTTGAACTGCTACACGCAAATGGGCGAGCTGAACCGCATGACTCAGTTTAAAGACAAGTCGCAGCGTCATGCGAATAATATTAATGCGGGCTTGTTCACCTACCCCGCATTAATGGCGGCTGATATTTTGTTGTATCAGGCAAATGAAGTGCCGGTGGGTGACGACCAAAAGCAACACCTGGAAATGACGCGTAATGTCGCAGAGCGTTTCAATAATTTGTACGGTGATATTTTTACGATTCCTGAGCCTATGATTCCGAAAGTGGGCGCGCGGGTTATGTCGCTGCAAGACCCAACTAAAAAAATGTCTAAGTCGGATGACAACCCGAACAACTTTGTGGGTCTATTGGAAGAGCCGAAGAAAATCCTTAAGAAAATTAAGAAAGCGGTGACTGACTCGGATGAACAGGCGCGTATTTACTTTGATCCAACTGAAAAGCCTGGCGTATCTAATTTACTGAGCATTATGTCTGCCGCAACAGGTAAGTCGATAGACGAGTTAGTGCCTGAGTATGAAGACAAAATGTACGGGCACTTGAAAGTGGATGTGGCGGAGTCAGTGGTTGCTATGCTAGAGCCTGTTCAGCAACGTTACCATGAGATGCGCAATGATCAGGCATTCTTGCAAAGTGTTATGAAACAAGGCGCCGATAAAGCACGCGAAGCTGCCGCTAAAACTTTAAAAGATGTTTATAACGCCGTTGGATTTGTACCTTACCCAGAGGCGTAA
- the rpe gene encoding ribulose-phosphate 3-epimerase: protein MKPLIAPSILSADFARLGEEVESVLNAGADVVHFDVMDNHYVPNLTIGPMVCKALRDYGIEAPIDVHLMVKPVDRIIPDFAKAGASIITFHPEASEHVDRTLQIIHEHGCQAGLVLNPATPLHYLDHVMDKLDVILLMSVNPGFGGQSFIPSTLDKLKAVRKRINDSGRDIRLEVDGGVKVSNIGEIAEAGADMFVAGSAIFNADDYASVIQTMRDEIAAVTGS, encoded by the coding sequence ATGAAGCCTTTAATTGCCCCTTCTATTCTGTCCGCAGATTTTGCGCGTTTAGGTGAAGAAGTTGAGTCCGTATTAAATGCTGGCGCCGATGTTGTCCACTTCGATGTAATGGACAATCATTATGTGCCGAATCTGACCATTGGTCCGATGGTGTGCAAGGCATTGCGGGACTATGGCATTGAAGCGCCTATCGACGTGCACCTAATGGTAAAGCCGGTGGATAGAATCATCCCCGACTTTGCGAAGGCCGGCGCTTCTATCATCACTTTTCATCCGGAAGCGTCTGAGCATGTTGATCGCACATTGCAGATAATCCATGAGCATGGCTGTCAAGCGGGTTTAGTTTTGAATCCGGCGACTCCCTTACACTATTTAGATCATGTTATGGACAAGCTTGATGTGATTTTGCTGATGTCGGTAAACCCAGGTTTCGGTGGTCAGTCGTTTATTCCATCAACGTTAGATAAGCTCAAAGCGGTGCGCAAGCGAATTAATGACAGTGGTCGTGATATTCGTTTAGAAGTGGACGGCGGTGTCAAAGTTTCAAATATTGGTGAAATAGCAGAAGCGGGCGCAGATATGTTTGTGGCAGGTTCGGCTATTTTTAATGCGGATGATTATGCCAGTGTCATACAGACCATGCGTGATGAAATTGCTGCAGTAACAGGCTCGTAG
- a CDS encoding flagellar brake domain-containing protein has translation MEKETPTIPESSQPHMKLNYLRPGDMIDVEFASATKVRTKLQLIGFDSGRYLLLKQPNPKIDGSYVDVLYEGNPVIVRLVLEGEAGECIAFKSKIRAVTNFPFRLVYLDYPKEVEQRALRAQKRVSTHIPVDVTSAAAQPGERKKLASGVIVDISSAGCRILFKAQNAAGNVTHMNIKVNIGSGSQREPLTLSGQIMNQRKEVGRIGIGVRFTDPEEHITEVFSHLLIDTDFEC, from the coding sequence ATGGAAAAAGAAACACCGACAATACCAGAATCATCTCAGCCCCATATGAAGTTAAATTACTTACGTCCGGGCGATATGATCGACGTTGAGTTTGCATCTGCCACCAAAGTACGCACGAAACTCCAGCTTATCGGTTTTGACAGCGGCCGCTACTTATTGTTGAAGCAACCCAACCCCAAAATCGATGGGAGCTATGTTGACGTTTTGTATGAAGGAAACCCGGTTATTGTTCGTTTGGTTCTGGAAGGTGAAGCTGGTGAGTGCATTGCCTTTAAAAGTAAAATACGAGCGGTAACCAACTTTCCTTTTCGACTCGTTTACCTTGACTACCCTAAAGAAGTTGAACAGCGCGCGCTGCGGGCTCAAAAGCGCGTCAGCACCCACATCCCCGTTGATGTTACCTCAGCAGCCGCTCAACCGGGAGAGCGTAAAAAGCTTGCCAGCGGTGTCATTGTCGATATTTCCTCAGCAGGTTGCAGAATACTCTTTAAAGCTCAAAACGCTGCAGGCAATGTGACGCACATGAATATCAAGGTGAACATTGGCTCAGGGTCGCAAAGAGAGCCGTTGACACTGTCCGGCCAAATTATGAACCAGCGTAAAGAAGTGGGCCGAATCGGTATTGGTGTTCGTTTTACCGACCCGGAAGAGCATATAACAGAAGTGTTTAGTCATCTGCTCATTGACACCGACTTCGAATGTTAG
- a CDS encoding anthranilate synthase component II produces the protein MIVLIDNFDSFTHNLARYFCELGESVEVFRNNEISVADIERLNPEALVISPGPCTPDESGVSLEAIAAFKDRLPILGVCLGHQALAQVFGSTVVRAERVMHGKVSSLMHTGQGLFEGLPTPMDVTRYHSLVVAPNTLSQAFIVDAETKSVTGQREIMAIRHKTLPLFGVQFHPESVMTKQGHNLLANFLRYIR, from the coding sequence ATGATTGTACTCATTGATAACTTTGATTCTTTTACTCATAACCTGGCTCGCTATTTTTGCGAGCTGGGCGAGTCGGTTGAGGTTTTCCGCAATAATGAAATTAGCGTAGCAGACATTGAGCGCTTAAACCCAGAGGCTCTCGTTATTTCTCCGGGACCATGCACGCCCGACGAGTCTGGAGTTTCTTTGGAAGCCATTGCAGCCTTTAAAGACAGGCTTCCCATATTGGGTGTCTGCCTGGGACATCAGGCATTAGCTCAAGTGTTTGGTTCAACCGTTGTTCGTGCGGAACGAGTAATGCACGGCAAAGTGTCTAGCCTGATGCATACAGGCCAAGGGCTGTTCGAGGGGTTACCTACCCCCATGGACGTGACGCGATATCACTCACTGGTTGTTGCGCCGAATACCTTATCTCAAGCATTTATTGTTGATGCCGAAACCAAAAGCGTAACGGGGCAGCGGGAGATTATGGCGATTCGACATAAGACACTGCCACTTTTCGGGGTTCAGTTTCATCCCGAATCGGTAATGACTAAGCAGGGACATAATCTGTTAGCGAATTTTTTACGTTATATACGATGA